A window from Flavobacterium gyeonganense encodes these proteins:
- a CDS encoding bifunctional helix-turn-helix domain-containing protein/methylated-DNA--[protein]-cysteine S-methyltransferase: protein MNTQETINYNRIAEAIEYIKANFKDQPNLDEVAEKVHLSPFHFQRLFSEWAGTSPKKFLQYTSIEHAKKLLKENQATISETAYETGLSGTSRLHDLFVNIEGMTPAEYKNGGKNLEINHSFSESPFGNIIVASTSKGICFMAFAEDETTGFIVLRDKFPNAKFSKKLDLAQQNALFIFQNDWSKLSEIKLHLKGTDFQLKVWEALLKIPMGQLSTYGSIAHQIQKPNASRAVGTAIGSNPVAFLIPCHRVIQCSGTFGDYMWGNTRKTAIIGWEGAQVNL, encoded by the coding sequence ATGAACACACAGGAAACCATCAATTACAATCGTATCGCAGAAGCTATAGAATACATCAAGGCCAATTTTAAAGATCAGCCCAATCTAGATGAAGTCGCGGAAAAAGTACATTTAAGCCCTTTTCACTTTCAACGGCTTTTCAGCGAATGGGCAGGAACGAGTCCGAAGAAGTTTTTGCAGTATACAAGCATCGAACACGCCAAAAAATTACTGAAAGAAAATCAGGCAACTATTTCTGAAACTGCTTACGAGACTGGACTTTCAGGCACCAGCCGGCTTCATGATTTATTTGTAAATATTGAAGGAATGACACCAGCGGAATATAAAAACGGAGGTAAAAATCTGGAAATCAATCACAGTTTTTCCGAAAGTCCGTTTGGAAATATTATTGTCGCCTCAACTTCTAAAGGGATATGTTTTATGGCTTTCGCCGAAGATGAAACAACTGGATTTATCGTTTTAAGGGATAAATTCCCGAATGCTAAATTTTCAAAAAAACTTGATTTAGCACAACAAAATGCCTTATTTATTTTCCAAAACGACTGGAGTAAATTATCCGAAATCAAACTGCATTTAAAAGGAACTGATTTTCAATTGAAAGTTTGGGAAGCTTTGCTTAAAATTCCAATGGGACAACTTTCTACGTATGGATCTATTGCACATCAAATTCAAAAACCAAATGCATCTCGCGCCGTTGGAACAGCTATTGGGAGTAATCCAGTTGCGTTTTTAATTCCGTGTCACCGCGTTATTCAATGTTCTGGAACTTTTGGCGATTACATGTGGGGAAATACCCGAAAAACAGCCATAATTGGTTGGGAAGGAGCACAGGTGAATCTTTAA
- a CDS encoding group III truncated hemoglobin gives MKKQIENRADVSFLVHQFYTKIRADHEIGFYFNTIIKDWDAHLEKLTDFWEMNLFGVKKYNGNPLTVHNEVDAHFDGKITSNEFGIWLNHWFQTIDDYFEGENADTLKRRARKMSTFLFMSMFENRK, from the coding sequence GTGAAAAAGCAAATAGAAAATAGAGCTGATGTATCTTTTTTAGTCCATCAATTTTATACTAAAATAAGAGCCGATCACGAAATCGGCTTTTATTTTAATACTATTATAAAAGACTGGGATGCGCATCTGGAAAAACTGACTGATTTTTGGGAGATGAATTTATTTGGCGTAAAAAAATACAACGGGAATCCGCTGACGGTTCACAATGAAGTTGATGCACATTTTGATGGTAAAATTACTTCAAATGAATTCGGAATCTGGCTGAATCACTGGTTTCAGACCATTGATGACTACTTTGAAGGCGAAAATGCAGATACGCTGAAAAGACGTGCTAGGAAAATGAGTACTTTTTTATTTATGAGTATGTTTGAAAACCGGAAATAA
- a CDS encoding MmcQ/YjbR family DNA-binding protein, producing MVLIETFRKLALSLHNVAEEPHFEKTSFRINKKIFATFDGKNNTAVLKLNEIDQSVFCASSEMIFYPVPNKWGKQGWTIVELSKVRPEMFEDALIRSYENVASKKK from the coding sequence ATGGTCTTAATTGAAACATTTAGAAAATTAGCTTTGTCTCTTCATAATGTTGCAGAAGAGCCTCATTTTGAAAAAACATCTTTTCGTATAAACAAAAAAATATTTGCAACTTTTGATGGAAAGAACAATACGGCTGTTTTAAAATTAAATGAAATTGATCAATCCGTTTTTTGTGCATCAAGTGAAATGATTTTTTATCCAGTTCCGAATAAATGGGGAAAACAAGGATGGACAATTGTAGAACTTTCAAAGGTAAGACCTGAAATGTTTGAAGATGCTTTAATACGTTCGTATGAAAATGTCGCTTCAAAAAAAAAATAA
- a CDS encoding alpha-ketoglutarate-dependent dioxygenase AlkB family protein, which yields MDLFNPEINETTNLLPKEGTVNYYGKCFSRQEADFYRDILLNTIEWKNDEAIIFGKLILTKRKVAWYGDQEFEYTYSNTTKKALPWTPELSELKKIIEEKTGETFNSCLLNLYHSGEEGMAWHSDAEKDLKKNGAIGSVSFGAERKFAFKHKETKETVSMILEHGSLLVMKDETQTHWLHRLPPTKTTQKPRVNLTFRTIVR from the coding sequence ATGGACTTATTTAATCCTGAAATAAACGAAACCACTAATCTGCTTCCAAAAGAGGGAACGGTGAATTATTATGGAAAATGCTTCTCCAGACAAGAAGCCGATTTCTACCGTGATATTTTATTGAATACAATCGAATGGAAAAATGACGAAGCCATCATCTTTGGAAAATTAATTTTAACCAAACGAAAAGTAGCTTGGTACGGCGATCAGGAATTTGAATATACATATTCGAATACAACCAAAAAAGCATTGCCTTGGACGCCAGAACTTTCAGAATTAAAGAAAATCATTGAAGAAAAAACAGGTGAAACTTTTAATTCTTGTCTGCTGAATTTATATCATTCAGGCGAAGAAGGAATGGCGTGGCACAGCGACGCTGAAAAAGATTTGAAGAAAAATGGTGCAATTGGATCAGTAAGTTTTGGTGCCGAACGCAAATTTGCTTTCAAACATAAAGAGACAAAAGAAACGGTTTCAATGATTTTGGAACACGGAAGTTTATTGGTTATGAAAGATGAAACTCAAACGCATTGGTTACATCGTCTTCCTCCAACAAAAACAACTCAAAAACCTAGAGTAAATTTGACTTTCAGGACTATTGTGAGATAG
- a CDS encoding geranylgeranylglyceryl/heptaprenylglyceryl phosphate synthase translates to MQQKTLNIHQEILDAKSRGQKLLAILLDPDKIFLENVDKLILKINQSPATHIFVGGSIVQATILEELIAQLKQKTNLPVVIFPGDPSQISPQADAILFLSLLSGRNPDYLIEYQVQAAPILKKTNLEVISTGYILIESGNETAVARISKTKPLNRENFDLVLATAQAGEMLGNKLMYLEAGSGAKNPVPLKMIELIAQNIEIPMIVGGGITDLKGIQNAYKAGADLVVIGTAFENDTHFFEQKQIKERHND, encoded by the coding sequence ATGCAGCAAAAAACATTAAATATACACCAGGAAATTTTAGACGCTAAAAGTAGAGGTCAGAAACTGCTTGCCATACTTTTGGATCCTGATAAAATTTTTTTGGAAAATGTAGATAAACTAATTTTAAAGATCAATCAATCTCCTGCAACCCATATTTTTGTAGGTGGAAGTATTGTTCAGGCAACTATTTTAGAAGAATTAATTGCGCAGCTAAAACAAAAAACAAACTTACCCGTTGTTATATTTCCGGGTGATCCTTCACAGATTTCACCTCAGGCAGATGCTATTTTGTTTCTTTCATTATTATCTGGACGAAATCCGGATTATTTGATAGAATATCAGGTTCAGGCAGCACCGATTCTAAAAAAAACGAATCTGGAAGTGATTTCGACAGGTTATATTCTAATCGAAAGCGGAAATGAAACTGCTGTTGCGCGTATCAGTAAAACAAAGCCTCTTAATCGTGAAAATTTTGATTTGGTTCTTGCTACTGCTCAGGCGGGAGAGATGCTGGGAAACAAATTAATGTATTTAGAAGCCGGAAGTGGTGCTAAAAATCCAGTACCTCTGAAAATGATTGAGCTGATTGCTCAGAATATTGAAATCCCCATGATTGTCGGAGGAGGAATTACAGATTTAAAGGGAATTCAAAATGCTTATAAGGCCGGAGCCGATTTAGTAGTAATTGGGACTGCTTTTGAAAATGACACTCATTTTTTTGAGCAAAAACAAATCAAAGAACGACACAATGATTGA
- a CDS encoding 2OG-Fe(II) oxygenase: protein MQNIQSKIASQNWESITESMHQNGFAIIPNVLNHKQCEHLKFDYDNPNLYRKTVVMERPRFGLGEYKYFNYPLPDLIQNLRSSTYPKLAPIANTWMKSLNIDTVFPKTHAELLKQCHDNNQLKATVLILKYGKSGFNTLHQDLYGDVYFPIQIVLLLNEPDEDFTGGEFVLMQQTPRAQSKAIVLKPKKGDVLVFTTNFRPVKGTKGYYRVNMKHGVSEVHSGERHTLGIIFHDALS, encoded by the coding sequence ATGCAAAATATACAATCAAAAATTGCTTCTCAAAATTGGGAAAGCATTACCGAATCTATGCACCAAAATGGTTTTGCCATTATTCCAAATGTGCTTAACCATAAACAATGTGAACACTTAAAATTCGATTATGACAATCCAAATTTATATCGGAAAACAGTTGTAATGGAACGTCCTCGATTTGGTCTGGGCGAATATAAATATTTCAATTATCCATTGCCTGATTTAATTCAGAATCTTCGTTCTTCGACTTATCCAAAACTGGCTCCAATTGCCAATACATGGATGAAATCTTTGAATATAGATACTGTTTTTCCAAAAACTCACGCAGAGTTACTAAAACAATGTCATGATAATAACCAACTGAAAGCAACTGTTTTAATTTTAAAATATGGCAAAAGCGGATTCAATACTTTGCATCAGGATTTATATGGAGATGTTTATTTTCCAATTCAAATTGTACTTCTTTTAAATGAGCCTGATGAAGATTTTACTGGAGGAGAATTTGTTTTAATGCAACAAACGCCAAGAGCACAATCGAAAGCCATTGTTTTAAAACCAAAAAAAGGAGATGTTTTAGTTTTCACAACCAATTTCAGACCTGTAAAAGGCACAAAAGGCTATTATCGTGTCAATATGAAACATGGTGTAAGCGAAGTTCATTCTGGCGAACGCCATACGTTGGGAATTATTTTTCATGATGCTCTTTCATAA
- a CDS encoding Crp/Fnr family transcriptional regulator, translated as MISLELLEKYGAVKKSFDKNEIIFEEGIFPSNYFQILSGEVKMSNYNDDGREFIQGIFYKEQSFGEPPLFLNQKYPANAIAVENSEIILLPKANFMKLLEENPKISIQIIQNLAQRLYYKSVVAAEISTQEPEHRVLKLIDHGIAYFNFQKDKNGHLINFTRQQIGDLTGLRVETVIRAIKALEKKGELKIINRKVYR; from the coding sequence ATGATTTCCCTTGAATTATTAGAAAAATATGGTGCTGTAAAGAAATCTTTCGATAAAAATGAGATTATTTTTGAAGAAGGGATTTTTCCTTCAAACTACTTTCAGATTCTTTCAGGAGAAGTAAAAATGAGCAATTATAATGACGACGGACGAGAGTTTATTCAGGGAATATTTTATAAGGAACAATCTTTTGGCGAACCACCATTATTTCTGAATCAAAAATATCCTGCTAATGCTATTGCAGTTGAAAACAGTGAAATTATTCTTCTTCCAAAAGCAAACTTCATGAAACTGCTGGAAGAAAACCCAAAAATCAGCATTCAAATAATTCAAAACCTGGCACAGCGTCTTTATTATAAATCCGTTGTGGCTGCTGAAATCTCGACACAGGAACCGGAACACAGGGTTCTGAAATTAATCGATCACGGAATTGCCTACTTTAATTTTCAAAAAGACAAAAACGGTCATCTTATTAATTTTACAAGACAACAAATTGGGGATTTGACCGGTTTGCGAGTAGAAACCGTAATCAGAGCCATAAAAGCCCTGGAGAAAAAAGGCGAACTAAAGATTATAAACCGAAAAGTATACAGATAA
- a CDS encoding 4'-phosphopantetheinyl transferase family protein: MPLFKTIQCNENTRILIWEITESFDELYSRVTLKEKTQKRLDGMKSEMHQRAFLSVRMLIQEMGFTDKDLHYDEFGKPYFDCHNYISITHSYHFAAIIISDQTVGIDMELQREKIQRIADKFTDYECDYLNPGLTEQYVKKLTVIWGAKEAIFKIRNEKGISFKDHILVEDFSLDEPQTSASLHFDELIKDFDVHYKEIQSDNFEGKFTLVYAFEK, from the coding sequence ATGCCTTTATTTAAGACCATACAATGCAATGAAAACACCCGAATTTTAATTTGGGAAATCACCGAATCTTTTGATGAATTGTACAGCAGGGTAACCTTAAAAGAAAAAACGCAAAAAAGACTGGACGGAATGAAATCTGAAATGCATCAGCGTGCTTTTTTGAGTGTTCGTATGCTGATTCAGGAAATGGGTTTCACAGATAAAGACCTGCATTATGACGAATTCGGGAAACCTTATTTTGATTGTCATAATTATATATCAATCACACATTCATACCATTTTGCAGCCATAATAATCAGTGATCAGACGGTTGGAATCGATATGGAATTGCAGCGTGAAAAAATTCAGAGAATTGCCGATAAATTTACGGATTACGAATGTGATTATTTAAATCCTGGTCTTACAGAACAATATGTGAAGAAACTAACGGTAATCTGGGGAGCAAAAGAAGCTATTTTTAAAATCAGAAACGAAAAAGGGATCAGTTTTAAAGATCATATTTTAGTAGAGGATTTTTCTTTAGACGAACCCCAAACCAGCGCAAGTCTTCATTTTGATGAGTTAATAAAAGATTTTGATGTGCATTACAAGGAAATTCAATCCGATAATTTTGAAGGTAAATTTACTTTGGTTTATGCTTTTGAAAAGTAA